In a single window of the Antennarius striatus isolate MH-2024 chromosome 3, ASM4005453v1, whole genome shotgun sequence genome:
- the fam189a2 gene encoding endosomal transmembrane epsin interactor 1: MSLPVVLPGSCCPVSGASALGEPHHRHRPRGLSAASRIAGGGSRLLLPRRPLLSLGLLQLLLGGSMVALSFGAVSLSGSPSIRNSCPFWAGSSVILSGVVGLTTWRRPMLLLVNVFVLLSVVCVLLNLAGFILCCQGAQLVSSMTSCQLSDSGDVCYCCPLSPTSKCPEEKLLELHPAHSCSTMRILLKKVLFALCALNALTTAVCLMAAALRYLQIFSSRTPCMDEPRAAVEEREEPAPVPDPDEFVAPAPPPSYFSTFYSYTPRLARRMLGDSVIPLPHIYGARIKGVEVFCPLDPPPPYEAVAGSPPNAVTEHTEITVTEVTLDSAASPQGASVPDTSPQTASGSAAVPPQAKPPPLRHLAPALIPRKKARIHRSSSDPVLMEITAKVQSSSDAPLSPSPQTTDSSTQTSQPTLAAHVQGQVTLRRGNNRRPRRPRPSSMVDYQSYRHTQLLVRKILEQPAARGLTPEVQELVDSIRNVLQSDQEHMEEAVRCASYIEQVFTDSDGGPSQPKPVQPQEQQPVGTSSQTFPRPLRRRPGLLHLRSCGDLSSFTCAAIETPEYRGNRRKSGLRGGSRAGSTPGSRAASRAGSSLDRPERPHSLIGVFRETVL, encoded by the exons ATGTCGCTCCCGGTGGTGCTACCGGGCTCCTGCTGTCCTGTTAGCGGGGCTTCGGCGCTCGGAGAGCCGCATCACCGCCACCGACCCCGCGGCTTGTCCGCCGCCTCCCGGATCGCGGGCGGCGGGTCTCGGCTGCTGCTGCCGCGGCGGCCGCTGCTCTCTCTggggctgctgcagctgctgctcggCGGCTCCATGGTGGCTCTGTCCTTCGGAGCCGTGTCCCTCAGCGGGTCGCCCTCCATCAGGAACTCCTGTCCGTTCTGGGCGGGCTCCTCG GTCATCCTGTCGGGCGTCGTCGGTCTCACCACCTGGAGGAGAcccatgctgctgctg GTCAATGTGTTTGTCCTGCTGTCggtggtgtgtgttctgctgaaTTTGGCTGGATTCATCCTGTGCTGTCAGGGAGCCCAGCTGGTTTCCAGTATGACCAGCTGCCAACTG agtgACAGTGGAGATGTGTGTTACTGCTGCCCCCTCTCCCCCACCTCTAAATGCCCGGAGGAGAAGCTGCTGGAGCTCCATCCTGCTCACTCCTGCAGCACCATGAGGATCCTGCTGAAG AAAGTGTTGTTTGCGCTGTGCGCTCTGAATGCTCTGACCACCGCCGTGTGCCTGATGGCCGCCGCCCTGAGATACCTGCAGATCTTCAGCTCTAGAACGCCCTGCATG GACGAGCCCAGGGCCGCGgtggaagagagggaggagccTGCACCGGTACCGGATCCAGACGAGTTTGTGGCACcagctccccccccctcctactTCTCTACTTTCTACTCATACACACCACGCCTGGCTCGACg GATGCTCGGGGACAGCGTGATTCCCCTCCCTCACATCTACGGCGCTCGGATCAAAGGGGTGGAGGTCTTCTGTCCATTGGACCCCCCACCTCCATATGAGGCAGTCGCTGGGAGCCCCCCCAATGCGGTCACAGAG CACACAGAAATCACAGTGACTGAGGTGACGCTGGATTCCGCTGCTTCTCCACAAGGAGCTTCTGTTCCAG ACACGAGTCCTCAAACAGCATCAGGGTCAGCCGCCGTCCCGCCTCAGGCcaagcctcctcctcttcgtcatcTCGCTCCGGCTCTGATTCCACGCAAGAAAGCAAGGATCCACCGCTCCAGCAGCGACCCGGTGCTGATGGAAATCACTGCTAAAG TGCAGAGCAGCAGCGACGCCCCCCTCTCCCCGTCCCCTCAGACCACCGATTCCTCCACCCAGACATCACAACCAACACTGGCCGCCCACGTCCAAGGTCAGGTGACACTGCGGCGGGGCAACAACAGGAGGCCCCGTCGGCCCCGGCCGTCCTCCATGGTGGACTACCAGAGCTAccgacacacacagctgctggtcAGGAAGATCCTGGAGCAGCCGGCCGCCAGGGGCCTGACCCCCGAGGTCCAGGAGCTGGTGGACAGTATACGGAACGTCCTGCAGTCGGACCAGGAGCACATGGAGGAGGCAGTACGCTGTGCAAGCTACATAGAACAG GTGTTCACTGACTCAGACGGGGGTCCCAGTCAGCCTAAACCAGTCCAGCCTCAGGAGCAGCAGCCGGTAGGGACCTCCTCCCAGACTTTCCCGCGGCCCCTCAGGAGACGTCCTGGTCTGCTGCACCTCCGAAGCTGTGGGGACCTGAGCTCCTTCACCTGCGCCGCCATTGAAACCCCAGAATATCGAGGGAACAGAAGGAAATCGGGGTTGAGGGGAGGATCTAGGGCGGGGTCAACTCCTGGATCTAGAGCTGCTTCTAGAGCAGGATCCAGCCTGGATCGTCCTGAGCGACCTCACAGTCTGATCGGGGTCTTTAGGGAGACGGTGCTTTGA